The DNA sequence ATGAGCTGGTGTCGCTCGACGACCTGGTCCAGTCCCACCTCGACCTGCTCGACCTCGAGTTGCGTCGCCTGGAACTCCTGAAGCGTCGCGCCCTGTTGCGCGCGGAACTCCTCTATCTCGGAGGTACGGAACAATGAATATCGTGACCAGAAACCTCGCCTTGCTGTTCGTCCTTGCCAGCAGCTTCATGCTGCTTGCCTGTAGCTCGGAAAGCGAGCCTGGAAGCGCTTCGAACGGGCAGGAAACGTTCCAGGAGCATGCGACAAAACACCTGGATCCGACCTATGTGTGCCCCATGCATCCGGAGGTCACCAGCGACCAACCTGGCAACTGCCCGATCTGCGGCATGGAACTGGTGCCGCGTTCGCAGCAGGAGATGTCGAGCGAGGGCGAGCGCGAGATCCTCTACTACCGTCATCCACATGATCCGGAAATCATTTCCGAGACACCGGCGCAGGACGCGATGGGCATGGACTTCATTCCCGTGCATGCCGGTGGCAATGGCAGCGTGAGGGTCTCGGCCGGCATGGTGCAGAACCTCGGCGTTCGCACGGCGAAGGTCGAACGCGACAAGCTGTGGCGGCGTATCGATACCGTCGGCCACATCGATTACAACGAGGCCTTGTTGCGCCACATCCATCCGCGCGTTGCCGGGTGGATTCAGGAACTGGCGGTTCGTTCGGAAGGCGAACGCGTGCAGCAGGGAGACGTGCTGTTCCGTTTCTATTCGCCAGACCTGGTGAATGCGCAGGAGGAGTTCATCACCAGCCTGGCCAGTGGCAACCGACGCCTGCAGCGTTTCTCCCGCGAACGCTTGCTGGCGATGGACGTGTCGAAACGGGATATCGATCGCATTGCAGAGACCCGGCAGGTGATCAATCCGCTGCCGTACTACGCGACCCGTGACGAGGTGGTCGCCGACCTGTTGGTGCGCGAGGGCATGTACGTCACGCCGTCGATGGAAATCATGGCACTGGCCGACCTTTCGACGGTATGGCTTGTTGCCGATGTCTTTGCCGCGCAGGCGGACTGGGTCGCGGCGGGCCAGCCGGTCGAGGCGACCCTGGCCTACAAGCCGGGCGAAGTGCTGGAGGGTGAGGTCGATTTCGTTTCGCCGGTGCTGGACCCGAAGACCCGCACGGTCCAGGCGCGCCTGAAGTTCGACAACCCGGGTGAAGTGCTGAAGCCGAACATGTTTGCCAACGTGACCATCTTCGGCGGGCCGAAGGAAGACATTCTTGTCATACCCCGTGAGGCCTTGATCAGGACAGGTCGGGAGTCGCGGGTCGTGTTGCGGCAGGAAAATGGCAGCTTCACGACCCGCGTGGTGGTGCCTGGTCTCGAGAGTGGCGAGTTTGTCGAGATTCGCGCCGGCCTGGTAGCCGGCCAGCACGTGGTGACGTCGGGCCAGTTCCTGATCGATTCGGAAGCCAGCCTGAACGCCAGCCTCGAACGCCTGCAAGGCAATGGCGATTCCAGCCACGAGGACGTGCCCATGCCAGCTGATGAGCCGGAAGACCGTCCGGGAGAGGAGCGATGATTAACGCGCTCATAAACTGGTCCATCTGCAACCGGGTGCTGGTGCTGTTGCTGACCGGCTTGCTGGTCGCGGCTGGCGTGCAGGCATTGCGCGATACGCCGGTCGATGCCATCCCGGATCTTTCCGACGTGCAGGTCATTGTGCACACGAAATATGCAGGGCAGGCGCCGCAGGTGGTCGAAGACCAGGTGACCTATCCCTTGTCGACCGCGATGCTGTCGGTACCCGCTGCCAAGACGGTAAGAGGTTATTCCTTTTTCGGGGATTCATACGTATATGTGCTGTTCGACGACGACACGGATCCGTACTGGGCACGTTCACGCGTGCTCGAATACCTGTCGCAGGCCTCTGCGCAGCTGCCGGAGAATGTCCGGCCGACGCTGGGGCCCGATGCTACCGGTGTCGGCTGGGTGTACGAGTACGCACTGGTCGATCGCACGGGCAAGCATGACCTGGCGCAGTTGCGGTCCATCCAGGACTGGTTGCTGAAATTCGAACTGCAGGCCGTGCCTGGCG is a window from the Gammaproteobacteria bacterium genome containing:
- a CDS encoding efflux RND transporter periplasmic adaptor subunit — translated: MNIVTRNLALLFVLASSFMLLACSSESEPGSASNGQETFQEHATKHLDPTYVCPMHPEVTSDQPGNCPICGMELVPRSQQEMSSEGEREILYYRHPHDPEIISETPAQDAMGMDFIPVHAGGNGSVRVSAGMVQNLGVRTAKVERDKLWRRIDTVGHIDYNEALLRHIHPRVAGWIQELAVRSEGERVQQGDVLFRFYSPDLVNAQEEFITSLASGNRRLQRFSRERLLAMDVSKRDIDRIAETRQVINPLPYYATRDEVVADLLVREGMYVTPSMEIMALADLSTVWLVADVFAAQADWVAAGQPVEATLAYKPGEVLEGEVDFVSPVLDPKTRTVQARLKFDNPGEVLKPNMFANVTIFGGPKEDILVIPREALIRTGRESRVVLRQENGSFTTRVVVPGLESGEFVEIRAGLVAGQHVVTSGQFLIDSEASLNASLERLQGNGDSSHEDVPMPADEPEDRPGEER